CTGTTCAACTAAAGGGTTTTGACCATCAAGAGTCTGTGATTTTCTGGTGGTAGGACAGGCCTGTTTGTACTTCCTTGAAAGTTTGAAAGACTGTTGACTCAGTGGTTGACAGCTGGTTGAAGTAGATGCATCCTGAAAAACAGGAGCTGCTTCCATTTGGTGAGTTGTGTTTGGAGGTTTTATTGAGGCCACAGTTTCTGGTTTGTCAAATGTAGAGTCTTTCATCATTCCCTGAAGTATGGCATTGTTTTCTGAGGTATGCTGGTGGGAAGAGGTTGGTACTTGAGGGCCGAAAGCAGAAGTTGCCTGTTTGTTACTAAATATTGTGGAGTGATTTGGAGATGCTTGATGTGGCTTAAAGGGAAGGTAGATCCCTCTAACAGAGGCGATGTCGACCAGTCGGACCACAGGTGACAACAAGGCAGGCAATAGAGTGTCTCCGGATGAAGAGGGCTGAGGTAGTGGTTCAGTTTTAAAGGTATCATTTGCTGACCTAAATGATCCAGAGCTCAGCATATCTTCGGAGTTTGCTTGATGACATGGCTGGGCTACTGCCTGAAGATGGATCGCTGGATGTTGTTGGTCAGGGGGGCAAGGCATGAGGTCAGAGGGGGTGAGGTCCTGTGACGAACCGGTAGATGAGGACGACTGGAACAGCGGGGGAGACAAAGCATGAAGTCGTAACTCTTCTGGGCACTCGTCAGGACACTCCTGCAGGATGCTTTTGACCCACCGTTGGTGTTTGGAGCAGAACTGAGGTGAGGAAGTACCCTCTTGTTCAAGTTCATTGCTTCTCTGAcagattttttccttttccttgtcACTGCTATCTTCCTTCACACTTTCGATTACCTCACCATCCTTCCCTGTTTGTTGAGGTCTCCTAGCATCTGAGTCATTGTCATTCTCCAACCAAAGAGGGCTGTCATTGGATAACTCTTGATcaacctcctctcctcccataAAAACATCTGGCTGAAAACCTGGGGGAGTTTTGGTTTCCAGTGACCTCAGGAGAGCCTTTGAAGAGCTGCTGTGCAGAAGAGACTTCGGAAGTCGAGAGATTTCCATTCCATTTTTTCCATGATCTGATGACTGACACACCCTACCCAGACTACAGGAGACAAAATCTAAAGGGTACAAGAGGCAGTGCATttcaattaataataataataataataataaagtattattatcatcagacaaagaaatgtattactggctaaatgcaaatgcaatcTTTGTTGCCATTGTTGCAAACAACAGAGTGtaacagaggacacacacagtggaTTGCATATGTGCAAAATGTTGGCATGAAAGAATATTGAAAATATAGAGAGCAAGTGCTGCACTGACCTACTCATTTTTGAAGTGAActttatatttgtatattaatTGCATTGTGTGTTgggagatgttttttttaccaCAGTGAAGCAGTTTCTTCAGAGTTGTTGCAATGGTCATGGAGTCAGAGCAAATCACTTCCAACAATAGCTTCTCCTCTTCACTCACAGGACTTTCTTTCTTCAGTAACTAGTTCACAAATggcaaaaatgtaatttgtgagAAATTCCTGTCAGAGAGAATTCAAGTGTTGTCATCAAGTGTTGTTATGGTCCTTCATGTTCTATCCATGTTCTCTGGTCTACACACTATGTGTTTTGGTGAGAAAgactgaatataaaaataacagaagaTTAAACAGTCAACTTTAAATTCTCTAAAATGTCAGGATTTTCTCTCTGCCCTACATATTCCAGAGGGGACTCTTTAGGACAGAGTTTGACTGAGATGTCAATTCTACCAAAATGCTCACCTATGTGCTCAAATAAAGGAATCGTGTACAGATGTAATCTCTCTACAAACCCATGGCCCATGTGTAAGATACCGCCAGGCCTAGCTGGACCCACCAAACTCCAAGGCCACTTAGAGTTTAATGCCAGGTTGGAAAGCTTCctttcaaagaaaatgacatCAATCTAAGCCAATAGTCCTAGAGCTAGGACTAGGAAAAGCCATGTCCCGCTGCACTGGGCCCAGCACACTTTCAGCAAATGAGGCGCCACTTTCATGTACTAGAATAGGTAAAGGTGATAGGTGAGATAAATCAAATCTCAGATAGTGGGGTGCTTCAACATAAGGCCTCCGGTTTGGAGTGTGCACACACTCCTACTGGGGCTGGCCTGTCTGCCCTCTTAGACACCCGTAGGATCCATAACCTGATGAGAGAGCCTAGTCTTGGTGATAGGTTGATGCGTAGGTACACTGTTAAAGCTCATCTGTCAAACCTGCTTCACCACCCTGAAGAGGGTGGGAAGGGTGCAGCTTAATGGACTAACTGGTGAGGGACCTCCATCCCCCATATATGACATACTTAATATAGGCTGCATGCTGAAAACTTACTTTCTTGCTGCTATGAAAGGTAAAGACTGTGCCACTCCAGAGGGGCTTGTAGAGCAGCACATACACTGACTGCATGACTGTCGAATCCTGGGAATCACTGAGGCCAGACACGTGAGGTACTTATATAACCACATGTTGCTCATCAGTGCATCGTCGCCACAGGTAGCATGTTTTAAAGAGTATATAAGCTGTTGATGGAGACTCATAATGACGAAGAAGCGGCTGCTTctccaaaatgcaaaatttgaCATTTTCGTGTGTTTTCAAGTCAGAAATCAGAATGAttacatatatttaaaatacCATTGTACAAATCATTTAccaaaatcatgtttacataaaCAGCAAGCACAGATTAAAGCgacactgacatgaaaaacacaccTTATCAATGTAGGTATCTCCTTGTAATGCAGTCTCCAGCTCATGTAGGTAGTGCAGCAACCTTTCCTCGACTTTCTGGGCATAATGTTCACCAAACTGCTCCTCCATCTGATTCTGAAAGACATCAAGTACTTTACATGGTACCTTGAAACAACACTGAGTCGGAAAACTCTGAAGAGGAGCTTGCATAAGGTTTAAACATGTACTTCGGCTTTAATTATGTATTGCAAAAGCTacaaagcaaatgtttgctGTCAAGAAGAAACCTAACCAGGGCTGCCCACAATTTTGTGCAATCAAAGCTTATTTAACTGATTGCATTGGATAAATAGAACAGTCACAGCGTGGGTTtctagaaaatattttttgtccaaaatgttgcTCTCCATTCGTCTGTTTAATGTTCTGCCCAGTGAACTTTAATACCTGAGTTCCAGAGCTTTCTAGGAAGCGTGTTATGTCAAATTCCATTCCAGCACCCCCCTaatctgtgttttctgacatgttaCTCCATAACATTTAGAGTTTATTAGATCAACTTGgccacaagaacaaaaaaattaaattaaattaaaattttacttttcattaCATCACTTTTCGGAGGTTCTGAGTACATAGACAGCTCTAGatcattttatttgcaaatcTTTAGCACACTCTGGTGGACAGAAAAGGACTCACAGTTCAGGGCTGGGAGAGAACACAGTGCTGTGTactcagagaaagagagacagacagacagacagacagacagacagacagacacaaagagagagagagagagagagagagagagagagagactacaTGCTTGCAATAACTTCAGTCAACACTGACTCATCTTTCTTGTCATACCTGTACGCAAGTTAGACTTTCAGGTTTTGTAAGATTAATTTAAAATGGGCTGAAAATATCTTGCCAAACCTACAATCAGAGacatgtatatttatatataaggTTTTACCCAAATCAAAGCTCTTTAGTTGCACAGTTAGTTGCTGTTTCTCCTCACTGATCACTAAAGTTAAGATGACTTAATAATGTTTTTGCAAGATTAACTTTGTAGCAACTCTAGCTGGCTATTCAATAAATATTCATTCTAATTTCTCTGTTATGCAATAAATGTTTAATCAGTGAGAGGGTATAGGTGTATGCATGTAGCCTAATGCAATAATAAAACCATTCATTTGCTTACAAGGCCATGGTGAGCTGACATTTATTAATCATTGTTTTCAATACTATTTCCATGTTTATTGTAAGGCTTATTGTGAGTTCTTGTACTGGACAAGGACATAAGTCTGTTTAAACTGTTATCTTTTTTACATCCTTCATTCTATTCTGGCAGTTACGCCTACTGTTATAATACAGCAGGTAAATTAAACTAACCATGAGGTAGTCTTTACGTTTGTCCTTGTCCACGGCGAGTGTATGTGCCAGAGCTTTGAAGTCCAGATGGTTCTTCTTCATTAGGTACATTTCATGTGGGCTCtgtgtatgaaaaaaaaagaaactggtaAGATTATCATAGAAGTAGGAGTCTGGCATAGCAAGTTacttaatgaaaatgatgtattttattaATCAGACATACCGGATTCTAAGTGAGTTGCgctttaaaatattaaataaacaacatgcagacagaaattAACATATAGAATGAAACTGCAATATCCaatctccttttagctctgttttggtctccccCAATTCATGCGGGAAAAAtctgtttagctgctaaatgctcaacaatgttcaccagctagctgCTAACTTTGCCTCCTATTTTGTGCTAGGCAGGAACTGGTTtaatcagaatttcttttgcAGGAAATAGCAGTTACTGAAAATAGCAAGttgtttaattatttcaaacatttaaaaatatgcagAATGTTGGACACTTACACATTGATATTGGTACTGAGGTAGTTTACATGGAAAGAACTGgttgattttaaaaacagtgtcaaccattcctctgtcctccctgaGCATCCACATGATGGTCTGAAAGGAGCGACAGTAACGGAGAGAGATACGAACACaaatcagaaaagaaatgaactTAACAAATATATCCATGGATCGACTGCAGCTGGATGTGTAAGTAACACAGATTTTACATGCTTGCCAAACAAATGAATTCTACCATCTCTCATTTCCATACCATGGTCTTGAGGCCAAACatgattttcatgtgtttgatgGCATTCACCAGTCTGGGTAGAAGTCTGTAAGTGGATTCCAAAAAGCCCATCACTCTCTCAAAGTGCTTCATGTTCCTGTTCTTCACGATGGAATATACCTGCGCAGAGGCAACACGGAGCCTCCATGAGTCTTCAAGGCTCAGAGCCTGGGAGTCCATTTCTTGCCAAGTGGAAAAGTCCACAGCTGTGAAGAACCAACATGACGTCACAACCTCCTCTGCTTTAATTTTCATGGCAACCGTTAAATCTATTGCAAAAGAGTGATGTACCATGTTTTGCAGTTACTGCTCTCAAATGTTCTTTAATATGAAATGCGTTAAAAAGCTGATAGCATAACTTGTCAAGTTGGAGCTAATTTTATATACATCACATACTGTTTggtttaatgaataaaaatgcatcataaTTTATAAACTGACCACATAGTTTGCACCTAATTCTTGTTGTATGTGAAACAACTGGCAACTATCAAGgccaaataaatgcagtgggGAAGTTTAATACAGTCCTATGAAATGTAGCGGCATAGAAGTAACAGTAGTACAACATTGTAAAAacactccattacaagtaaTGATCCCAACTTCAaatttttacttgagtaaaagtattATCAGGAATGTGTACTTGAAGTATTGCAAGTAAAAGCACCTGTTCTCAAAAAAAGATTATCCGTGACTgtaatattattaaatattgtTGAATTATTTGTACTAATGTACTGGTGacttttgtgtgaaatgttgcatAATGTAAGTCTTTGGACCTAAAATAGTTATTTAAATGAACCCATCTGATCTGTTTAGAAGAGGAAATCAATTGGAACTGATAACTGCTCACAGACACATGATAAGGTGGACTAGCAGTAGGCTACCTTTAAAAATAAGGGGTCACTAAGCAAAAAGATTGTTTtgacaatatatttaattttatgaatgaatcaaatgttgttgctgttgttttaatttctaATCGCAAAATAATGTGTAATAATGTGAAAAGAAACTAAACTGTAGTGAAGTAAACAGCATTTGTGAACTGTCCTGAAGTCGAAGTAGAACTAAAAATAACCACCTACAGAACCAGAGTGAACGACTGTctcaaatattttgataatacaagaaaaaaaactaactatACAcgcaaaaaaaacatttatgaaatTTATAATGAGGTGTGCGATCTGCATTTGCAAAAGGTCGATCGTTTGCAGTCACCTGAATGATACAAAATAACTGCAACTTAATTAACTATAATATTCAAGCCTGTAAAGTCAATATACAAACCTTAAAGGTAAATGGGGTAATGATAAGTTCAAACATTTTAGCAAAAACTCTTATAAAACCAACCTTCCTGTATATCCATCATTTTGTGAGCCCAGGCGTACTCTATGATCCACAGTGGCAAATTTGAGAAGTTCTGTAAACATTTCTGGACAGGCTGCAGCTCTACTCCTTCCATCAGGCGCTCGGTTACACAACGAAGCTCAACTATGCAGGGATGTGAAGAGAGGAAACACGGGATATCAGCCCGCTGGGATTTTTAAACTCTCATTCATAAGTGGGATGTAAATCACCTACTCAGATGGACATGTACCGGCAAGTTCAGGAAGTTCAGAGGCTGTTTCGGGTCCAGTCGTTTGGAAACTTTGGAAACTACTTCCTAGTCACTCTCAATGGCtattgtcaaaataaaagtttgtaaAGGTCATGTGCTGTATGACAAACAAGCACTAACATTCGtagacttttattgtgaagattCCTCTGTTGACTTGGAACTAGTTTGTCAGAGACGTGCACATCTTTCACCCTCTGCTGTCACCTTCTGTCCTGATTATGGGGTCTTTTTCTGTTAACACGGAAAACTTCTCATAGTGCAAGGTAACTgagatatatttttattgcaaatACTACGCTTCATTAGTAGCATTAGCGGTGTATTTTAAATAGAAATACATCAACATGCTAATGCCTTAGCTTTGTAGTTTGTTCTCGCTGTTGAATGGGCGCGCATGTTTCATTTCACCTGCTTATCCCGTCGGCGGTGTTTGACGAAATACCAAATTTTCTGATAAACAGAAGGCACTACGCCACACTAATCACACGTATATACGTTTGCTTACTGTGTTCACCGACAAAGATGTGAGAAAAACAACGTTACTGCGATATTCTGATTAAATCTCTAATTGAAGTATTTCGGCAATAGCGCCCCCAATGGCAGTAGTTTCTTTAGCTAGTGTGTCACTGGAATTGTATCATTTTTTCTAGAACATTACTACTCCACACACAGTGCctttaaattcattaattatGGTAATGTACAAAACAGTACGTTTTAGAGTCCCAAACCACCCGAATCCTCAAAACTAGACTCTAAGGGAGGTACACTATGTGGCCAAAAGTGTGTTGGTTTGGAGCAGACCACATTCTTCTACAGAAGGGAACTCTCATTGCCACAGTACACAGTAACATTTTAGACAATAGTGTGCTTCAAGATATGTTTAACAATTCAGAACAGGCCCTATTTgtgacctcagccccatccaaGGCATTTGGAATGAAGTATCTGTGAGCCGAACTTTATCATCCAGATTCCGTGTTGGACTCCACTAAACGCTGAATCTCAGGAGTAAATCCCCACAGGCGGGTTCCATAATCTGGTAGAAAGCCTGAAAGGAGAAACAGGGAGGCTGTTCACAGTGGGTTAAGCTGCTGATTTCATAAAAGCATGTTCTATGTTTACTTTGGTGTATTGTTTGTCTGTCCACATACTTCTGGACACATAGTGTATCAAGTATTAGGGCAAGTTTGGACCTGACAGAAATACCTCATTTTCAAAATCTCAAAATGTGGCAATGGGTCTTCATGAAACACGATTAAGAACCTAAACTAACTACATGTGCTTTTCCTGCAGCACCGTGCATCGACCTGTGGCTTGTGAGTGACAGCCACAGCTCCACCATGAACACAAAatcatgtgtgtctctgttccAGCTGTCCAGGATAGGGTTCAGACTTGCATCTAAAGCCTCTCACTGCAGTGCTGGGGCCTTCATTTGTCTTCCACATATCTCACCCCACTCGGCTGTACATTGCAGTTGGTGTCACTCTGGTAATGTCAAGGTGCGCTCCTATCTTCAGTACGTAAAACGCAAGATCATATCCCCTCCCAGTCCTCCGTACAGTCACGTGTGCCAGGTAGGAGACCCAGTGTTGCGTTCACATGCAACTGCTGTTGACCCAGCAGCTATAACAGGCCCTGAGATCCAAAAGGTCATCAGCACCATGGTGAAAGTGATGCGTAAACTTGAGTGTGTGGGACTGAGTGCACCTCAGATTGGGGTGCCACTTCGCATCCTGGTCCTGGAATATCCTAAGAAGATGTTCGAAGAGAGTTCGCCTGCAGCCAGGGAATACCGTGGTCTTTCTGTCCAGCCTCTGAGGGTCTTTGTCAACCCCCAGCTGAGGATCCTCGATGGACGCACCGTGGTCTTTCAGGAGGCTTGTGAGAGCATCTCAGGCTTCTCTGCCACAGTTCCACGCTACCTGTCTGTGGAAGTGTCTGGTACGCTTATTTATAGACTAATCCTGTATTTCCTTTATAACAGCACCTATTAAATTATGGGCTAAAACTCATTTGCTGAGACTAAGGTTGTTCAaggttaaaataaacaaagcacGTGCAATGAAAATTAGCTTTGTGTTTCAGgccaaagcaaaacaaatccAAGTgcagtatcagaatcagaatcagaattcctttatttatccccgaggggaaattctttaaaccTGCATTTGATTGCATTTCATGTTAATACACATTGCTTCTGGTGGGGAATTCATTTCTGTGTGCCATTATTAGGCACATTGTTAATGCATTTCTGTATATGTTTTTCACATCCCCCTGCATGGTTACCTGTAGGTCTGAATGATAAGGGTGAAGCTGTCACGTGGCAGGCCAGTGGCTGGGCAGCCCGTATCCTCCAGCACGAGATGGACCACCTGGATGGCGTCCTCTACATCGACCGCATGGACAGCAAGACCTTCGTCAACATCAACTGGCAGGAATATAATGAATAGAAGAAACAAATGTCCTTACACTGGGTCTAATATGGTTTAAAGTCTGCTCCACATCATCTCTGATCAACCTACACCTTGCTTCTGAAAGCTTTTGCATTTGCTGGTTCGACCACAAGCATCATCATTTGGTTTGCGGAAAGtgattcattttgatttgtggATGGAATAAGAGCTTAAAATCAATATCACGGTGAACCGCCTCAAATGAAAGTACAACAGAAATACAAAGGTCGATGAATTAAGAGGCCGATATGTTAATGATAAAATGAGTGAGTCCTACATGTTATTTGGCACcatcacaacagaaaaatacaccTGTGGTGCAGGGTATTACCTGGTTACCTCAGTGACTGATTCAGCTCTTGCaaagacatttaaatgtaaaacatcaTTCAAGACTTAAGAACTGAAGTGTGAACTGTAGACATGTCTGGGACATGAGCAGGCATGAGCCAGgtaaaacaactgaaagaaCAGTCCTGTACTGTGCTAATCCACGGttcatgtttgtgcatgtcagGCTCCATGACGagtatttatttgtgttgttaaaatgttaatcaTAGTATTTTtgtatggtttttttttttgttgttattttttgttttgtgagcaAGGTTTTTTCAAAACTCAGAACCAAGTTCAGTTCTGTTTAGTTCTGAAGTTTGGCCCAGCAACTGATTAGATTTGGATTGTAAAGGATGCACTGCCTAAATGGTGATTTTCAAGTTGATATATTGGATGATTTATAATGATAgatgtcattattttattcaaactgtTTTTCCATACGTGCTCATAAAACTGTTTGGACCCATGAAATTATCCCACTACTGTTATGTCATCAAGCTTAGAAGGGCAAGTAACATTATGTCTCAGAGcatgaaatgattaatcatccatccatccatccatcttctataccgcttatccgtcagggtcgcgggggagctggagcctatcccagctgactacaggcgagaggcggggttcaccctggactggtcgccagtcaatcgcagggccaacacacaaagacaaacaaccacacactctcacactcacacctaggggcaatttagagtagccagttaacctaatgtgcttgtttttggtattgtgggaggaagccggagtacccggagaaaacc
This is a stretch of genomic DNA from Scatophagus argus isolate fScaArg1 chromosome 7, fScaArg1.pri, whole genome shotgun sequence. It encodes these proteins:
- the LOC124061693 gene encoding uncharacterized protein LOC124061693, which produces MEGVELQPVQKCLQNFSNLPLWIIEYAWAHKMMDIQEAVDFSTWQEMDSQALSLEDSWRLRVASAQVYSIVKNRNMKHFERVMGFLESTYRLLPRLVNAIKHMKIMFGLKTMTIMWMLREDRGMVDTVFKINQFFPCKLPQYQYQCSPHEMYLMKKNHLDFKALAHTLAVDKDKRKDYLMNQMEEQFGEHYAQKVEERLLHYLHELETALQGDTYIDKLLKKESPVSEEEKLLLEVICSDSMTIATTLKKLLHCDFVSCSLGRVCQSSDHGKNGMEISRLPKSLLHSSSSKALLRSLETKTPPGFQPDVFMGGEEVDQELSNDSPLWLENDNDSDARRPQQTGKDGEVIESVKEDSSDKEKEKICQRSNELEQEGTSSPQFCSKHQRWVKSILQECPDECPEELRLHALSPPLFQSSSSTGSSQDLTPSDLMPCPPDQQHPAIHLQAVAQPCHQANSEDMLSSGSFRSANDTFKTEPLPQPSSSGDTLLPALLSPVVRLVDIASVRGIYLPFKPHQASPNHSTIFSNKQATSAFGPQVPTSSHQHTSENNAILQGMMKDSTFDKPETVASIKPPNTTHQMEAAPVFQDASTSTSCQPLSQQSFKLSRKYKQACPTTRKSQTLDGQNPLVEQFKMAVTTVWTSSLSLSSDFSVSLPPTQDLYTPTPQSGTLSSVCTANQIPLSSELSRRVVPQSSIKPHAQTHNAISFQSKTLPHTVTSSASNSNCVAARSETSRVQTAPLRLSLTSQAVLLQSKLLQPYVSLTRLTAQYCYQVTMGRCSTRYVEPVIQGRNDGNDKDRRNEKEEEDTDSSFDVNILYSSYSSSGDTEDSFACDPDYKPCIKKQRLLLEYESARVLMDT
- the pdf gene encoding peptide deformylase, mitochondrial — translated: MNTKSCVSLFQLSRIGFRLASKASHCSAGAFICLPHISPHSAVHCSWCHSGNVKVRSYLQYVKRKIISPPSPPYSHVCQVGDPVLRSHATAVDPAAITGPEIQKVISTMVKVMRKLECVGLSAPQIGVPLRILVLEYPKKMFEESSPAAREYRGLSVQPLRVFVNPQLRILDGRTVVFQEACESISGFSATVPRYLSVEVSGLNDKGEAVTWQASGWAARILQHEMDHLDGVLYIDRMDSKTFVNINWQEYNE